In the genome of Paenibacillus sp. FSL R5-0766, one region contains:
- a CDS encoding N-acetylmuramoyl-L-alanine amidase family protein — translation MKKWSAAVVFLLFLCLFPIMAHADTTPSIVLDGVIINQQTGAPAENIGKTVMVPIRIVSENLGYKVKWEKETQSVLVQKGNSMIQMTAGKDAATVNGNVVNLDSPPLIKQGTTLVPLRFVGEGMGLRVGWDNGTKTVSLFSIPPVVETEGDSDPVEAPVPDGLTELQGISFSGDRLVVATNGNISPKVSSIGGPDRIIVDLPSATFSEEFIQGQASNPDGSGQILVTDSSIVSKVRYAMFSKSPSTVRVVLDLNQTATAKWSVGDNNVLLVDLTATIGEPTSQPAVPTNDGKTIVVIDPGHGGRQSGAVSLSGAYEKDFNLAVGLKVQAILQQYPNIQTVITRQDDTELSLKQRVDIAELNQADVFVSIHGNKFTTPVPNGIETLYSRKESKTLADTLHKYVLPVTGLKDRGVKTASLHVTRETTMPAVLLELGFLSNPTDEAVMLTEEYQDKCAQAIVDGIVEFLGL, via the coding sequence ATGAAAAAATGGTCGGCAGCAGTCGTTTTTCTTCTGTTCCTATGTTTATTCCCAATCATGGCCCATGCAGACACCACTCCATCGATTGTACTCGACGGTGTAATCATTAACCAGCAGACGGGTGCACCTGCAGAGAATATCGGGAAAACGGTCATGGTTCCAATTCGAATTGTATCCGAGAACCTGGGTTATAAGGTGAAGTGGGAGAAGGAAACTCAGTCAGTCCTGGTTCAAAAAGGAAACAGCATGATTCAAATGACGGCTGGCAAAGATGCAGCAACAGTGAATGGAAATGTGGTGAACCTGGATTCGCCCCCACTAATCAAACAGGGAACTACGCTTGTTCCGTTACGCTTTGTTGGGGAAGGCATGGGTCTGCGTGTTGGCTGGGACAATGGAACCAAGACAGTAAGCCTATTTAGTATTCCTCCCGTAGTTGAAACGGAAGGTGACAGTGACCCCGTCGAGGCACCAGTCCCGGATGGTTTGACAGAACTTCAAGGCATCAGCTTCAGCGGAGATCGCTTAGTTGTAGCAACCAACGGTAATATTAGCCCCAAAGTATCCAGTATTGGTGGGCCAGACCGAATTATTGTTGATCTGCCTTCAGCGACATTTTCTGAGGAATTCATTCAGGGACAAGCCTCTAACCCGGATGGCAGTGGACAGATTCTCGTTACGGATTCATCCATAGTCTCCAAAGTCCGGTATGCCATGTTCAGTAAATCGCCTTCTACCGTGCGTGTCGTTCTGGATCTGAATCAGACGGCTACAGCCAAATGGTCTGTTGGAGACAACAATGTCTTGCTCGTTGACCTGACAGCCACGATTGGAGAACCGACAAGCCAACCGGCAGTACCTACCAATGATGGCAAAACGATTGTGGTCATTGATCCGGGACATGGTGGTCGTCAATCGGGTGCAGTGAGTTTGTCAGGAGCTTATGAGAAGGATTTCAATCTGGCTGTAGGGCTGAAGGTACAGGCAATTCTTCAACAATACCCAAATATTCAAACAGTCATTACACGCCAGGATGATACAGAACTTTCGCTCAAACAGCGTGTGGATATTGCAGAATTGAATCAGGCAGATGTTTTTGTATCCATTCATGGAAACAAATTCACTACACCGGTACCAAACGGCATTGAAACGCTCTACAGTCGTAAAGAAAGCAAGACATTGGCTGATACTCTTCACAAATATGTGTTGCCGGTAACAGGACTTAAGGATCGTGGGGTTAAAACGGCTAGTCTGCATGTGACGCGTGAAACAACCATGCCTGCTGTGTTACTTGAACTTGGTTTTTTAAGTAACCCTACCGATGAAGCAGTTATGCTCACGGAAGAATACCAGGACAAATGTGCACAGGCGATTGTGGACGGAATTGTTGAATTTTTGGGACTGTAA
- a CDS encoding N-acetylmuramoyl-L-alanine amidase family protein codes for MKKFGFLVLLFVFGLVFPGYSHAATDTKIILDGKEIVQPSDTKAEIINSKVMVPIRVVSENLGYSVEWKQQTQTVTISKDNTAMQMIVGQKTATVNGSNVNLDAPPLVKNGTTLVPLRFIGEEMGLKVGWNNTTKTVTLVTQNSGSGNGTTTPPNSGNEGGGSDQEGLVLVNGISFSDNRFMIATSGSTKPNVFTMTGPDRIVIDLPDTAFADSFSEGQALDSNQNGQLVVSGYPDVSKIRYSLYSNSPSTIRFVIDLSSSKGYSVQNDSGLVMINLDNQSGTPAPPVGNNGKKVVVIDAGHGDQDPGAIGVTGKREKDFNLAMALKVEALLKKESKIDVVLTRSDDTFLALKERVKIAQDIKADIFISIHANSGPTAANGVETFYTRSNSKALATVMHKYLLQSSGLKDRGVKTASLHVTRETTMPAVLLEGGFLSNKSDEAALFTESFQNSVAKGIVAGIKEYLGIQ; via the coding sequence ATGAAGAAGTTCGGTTTTTTGGTACTGTTATTTGTCTTTGGGCTCGTATTCCCGGGCTATAGTCACGCAGCAACAGACACGAAAATTATCCTAGACGGAAAAGAAATCGTACAGCCATCGGATACAAAAGCGGAAATTATCAACAGCAAGGTGATGGTTCCGATCCGGGTTGTGTCTGAAAATCTTGGGTATAGCGTGGAGTGGAAGCAGCAAACGCAAACGGTGACTATTAGCAAAGACAACACTGCCATGCAGATGATTGTTGGACAGAAGACGGCAACGGTGAACGGCAGTAACGTAAACCTGGATGCCCCGCCACTCGTGAAAAATGGTACTACGCTCGTACCTCTCCGATTTATTGGTGAGGAAATGGGTCTTAAGGTGGGTTGGAACAATACCACGAAGACGGTAACATTAGTTACCCAGAATTCAGGTTCCGGAAACGGGACAACCACACCTCCGAACTCTGGCAATGAAGGCGGAGGATCGGATCAGGAAGGTCTTGTACTGGTGAACGGCATCAGCTTCAGCGACAACCGCTTCATGATTGCAACAAGCGGAAGTACGAAGCCGAACGTCTTCACGATGACAGGACCAGATCGAATCGTTATAGACTTGCCGGATACCGCATTTGCTGATTCGTTCAGTGAAGGACAGGCTCTAGACAGCAACCAGAATGGACAACTCGTCGTTAGCGGCTATCCGGATGTGTCGAAGATTCGTTACTCGTTATACAGCAACAGTCCATCTACAATTCGTTTTGTAATCGATCTGTCCAGTTCAAAAGGGTACAGTGTGCAAAATGATTCCGGACTGGTTATGATTAACCTCGACAATCAAAGTGGTACTCCTGCTCCTCCGGTTGGTAATAATGGCAAAAAAGTTGTTGTTATCGATGCAGGTCACGGAGATCAGGATCCTGGGGCAATCGGTGTAACTGGTAAACGTGAAAAAGACTTCAATCTGGCAATGGCTCTGAAAGTGGAAGCCTTGTTGAAAAAAGAATCCAAAATTGACGTTGTGTTAACGCGCAGCGATGATACATTTTTGGCATTGAAAGAACGTGTGAAGATTGCACAAGACATAAAAGCGGATATCTTCATCTCCATTCATGCTAACAGTGGCCCTACTGCTGCGAACGGTGTAGAGACATTCTATACACGCTCCAACAGCAAAGCACTTGCTACAGTGATGCACAAGTATCTTTTGCAGTCTTCCGGACTGAAAGATCGTGGAGTGAAAACGGCAAGTCTCCATGTAACCCGTGAAACGACAATGCCAGCAGTTCTGCTGGAAGGTGGATTCCTTAGCAATAAGAGCGACGAAGCAGCCCTGTTCACGGAGAGTTTCCAGAACAGTGTAGCCAAAGGTATTGTTGCAGGAATCAAGGAGTATCTGGGAATTCAATAA
- the nth gene encoding endonuclease III translates to MNAATVRHILETMEAMFPDAHCELNHSNAFELTVAVLLSAQCTDETVNKVTADLFQKYRSPADYLAVPLEELEQDIRRIGLYRNKAKHIQNMCRILIEQYGGDVPQEHDQLVTLPGVGRKTANVVVSNAFGVPAIAVDTHVERVSKRLALAGWDDSVLEVEKKLMKRVPRDEWTLTHHRFIFFGRYHCKAQNPACHICPLLDICREGKKRMKTSQIRKDKERVTTRKRKIN, encoded by the coding sequence ATGAATGCAGCGACGGTTAGACATATACTCGAAACTATGGAAGCAATGTTTCCTGATGCACATTGCGAATTAAATCACAGCAATGCATTTGAATTGACGGTAGCTGTCCTTTTGTCTGCCCAGTGCACGGATGAAACGGTGAACAAGGTAACCGCAGATTTGTTCCAGAAGTACAGAAGCCCAGCAGATTATCTGGCGGTTCCTCTCGAAGAGTTGGAACAGGATATTCGGCGAATCGGTTTGTACCGGAACAAGGCCAAGCATATTCAGAACATGTGCCGAATTTTAATAGAGCAGTATGGCGGTGATGTACCGCAGGAACATGATCAGCTTGTGACGCTACCAGGTGTCGGGCGGAAAACCGCGAATGTAGTTGTTTCCAATGCGTTTGGAGTACCGGCAATTGCGGTAGATACTCATGTTGAACGTGTATCCAAGCGGCTGGCGCTTGCAGGTTGGGATGACTCCGTACTTGAAGTCGAAAAGAAACTAATGAAGCGCGTACCCCGGGATGAGTGGACTTTAACTCACCACCGGTTTATATTTTTTGGACGCTACCATTGCAAGGCACAGAACCCTGCGTGTCATATCTGTCCATTGCTGGACATATGCAGGGAAGGGAAAAAACGTATGAAAACGTCCCAAATCAGGAAAGATAAGGAACGTGTCACCACCCGAAAACGAAAAATAAATTAA
- a CDS encoding S-layer homology domain-containing protein, with amino-acid sequence MTFKYNNPSHSKKVVSAVLAGMMALSAGGAAMAAESTETGQGQTAAIINTAAPTGLFSDIKVGYWAEKHVYKLAYQGILLGNNGLFRPGDAVTQQEAVTMAIRFMNQEGQLNTDTAAALPTNMEVGNYFKPYVALALQLGLIDKTEESTVDVSKTSWGQKPASREWITKLLIRSLDKDAEAKAQNNQSTGFADNASISESGKGYVNLAVSLDLAKGVEGNKFNPTGSVTRAQLATFFSRGESLTDTAYPNTSTGYVTGLKDGQITLVVDGKAVNFAVNSSTPYFTKDSETRVSSTDVKLYTKVMVVGSAGGASYVEVVDATPQVESVEGTFARSLSGNKIGIFVGENYETYSYDEATAFIDQNGNAIKLSDITADSIIEVLRETFSTDKKTVAIRVKSGIVNKSDNGVVAEVSTSGKTIKLVNAAGATEQFAYNDNLLITYQNRIMSVADLKAGSAVKYTVKDSVLQTITLSQGVEQSVRGTLVEIGGNQSTLTFKREGGSLEAKLLTEKPEVIINGIQDATLNDLITDATNGDQVELTLNSDDQVTRIQVIGRQMEPMNGVTVVSYNSKTKVLTVLDNNKKPFVFTLDEKTKLDYNTTKPTLAGLESFLNDGRKLDLTYVGTRALSIKVIYKYEGTISNIDTSGKKISVLSGNQTITVPYTTAPTVEIYNKSGASLGDLKIGDKVTVTLGANQDVVQKVALNTVAQFEVVALEANSRIRVKSDLLTSQFYVDQAVLTGESGQTITPSQLTAGNLINVTFEGATPKAVQVVKRTLAEVTAVDASSVTLKQFNGQTETVPVSGSVKVVKSGSTLASLTSLTVGDRVEMTKDTDNSTRFRVLTVMSKQFWSYDGVGNQILVKRETTTDTNYRFALGSSVFVHQGDNTLSVQSLRDNDNIVLYLLNNVILEIQKQ; translated from the coding sequence GTGACTTTTAAATATAACAATCCATCACACTCTAAAAAAGTAGTATCAGCCGTGCTTGCAGGCATGATGGCCCTTAGCGCCGGCGGAGCTGCCATGGCAGCAGAATCAACAGAAACGGGGCAGGGTCAGACTGCTGCAATAATAAATACGGCTGCACCAACTGGTTTGTTCAGTGACATCAAGGTCGGATACTGGGCTGAAAAACATGTGTACAAACTGGCATATCAAGGCATTCTTCTCGGTAACAACGGCTTGTTCCGTCCAGGAGACGCGGTAACACAGCAAGAAGCCGTAACGATGGCAATCCGTTTTATGAATCAAGAGGGCCAGTTGAATACCGACACGGCTGCGGCATTACCGACAAACATGGAAGTGGGAAATTATTTCAAGCCATATGTCGCGCTGGCACTTCAACTGGGACTGATTGACAAAACGGAAGAATCAACGGTGGATGTATCCAAGACATCCTGGGGTCAAAAACCGGCTTCACGGGAATGGATTACGAAATTGTTAATCCGTTCATTGGACAAGGATGCTGAAGCGAAGGCACAAAACAATCAATCTACCGGATTTGCTGATAATGCAAGTATTTCCGAAAGTGGTAAAGGTTATGTTAATCTGGCTGTTAGCCTGGATCTGGCCAAAGGTGTGGAAGGCAACAAATTCAATCCAACCGGTTCCGTAACCCGTGCTCAACTGGCTACCTTCTTCAGTCGTGGTGAATCGTTAACGGATACAGCGTACCCGAACACATCCACGGGTTATGTGACAGGATTGAAAGATGGGCAGATCACGCTGGTTGTGGACGGCAAAGCCGTTAACTTCGCAGTGAACAGCAGTACACCTTACTTTACGAAAGACAGTGAAACTCGTGTTTCCTCCACAGATGTGAAGCTATATACGAAAGTTATGGTTGTAGGTTCTGCAGGTGGGGCTTCCTATGTGGAAGTTGTTGATGCTACACCGCAGGTGGAAAGTGTTGAAGGTACATTTGCACGTTCATTGTCTGGTAATAAAATTGGTATCTTTGTGGGCGAGAATTACGAAACGTACAGTTATGATGAGGCAACTGCATTCATCGATCAGAATGGTAATGCAATCAAACTATCCGATATTACGGCAGATAGCATCATCGAAGTACTGCGTGAGACGTTCTCGACTGACAAAAAAACAGTTGCTATTCGTGTGAAATCCGGCATTGTTAACAAGAGTGACAATGGCGTAGTTGCTGAAGTATCCACTTCTGGCAAAACGATCAAACTTGTCAATGCAGCGGGTGCAACAGAGCAGTTTGCATACAATGACAATCTGCTTATCACATATCAAAACCGTATCATGTCAGTGGCTGATCTCAAAGCCGGCAGTGCCGTGAAATACACCGTAAAGGACAGTGTCTTGCAAACTATTACATTGTCTCAAGGTGTGGAGCAATCTGTGCGCGGAACATTGGTTGAGATCGGTGGCAACCAGTCCACGTTAACGTTCAAACGTGAAGGGGGTTCCCTTGAGGCGAAACTGCTGACTGAAAAGCCAGAAGTCATTATCAATGGCATTCAGGATGCAACGCTGAATGATCTCATCACGGATGCAACGAACGGGGATCAGGTGGAGTTGACATTGAACTCTGACGACCAGGTAACGCGTATTCAGGTGATTGGACGTCAAATGGAACCTATGAACGGAGTAACGGTTGTATCTTACAACAGCAAAACAAAGGTACTTACCGTGTTGGACAACAACAAGAAACCGTTTGTATTTACATTGGATGAGAAAACCAAACTAGATTACAATACGACCAAACCTACACTGGCTGGTCTGGAGTCATTCTTAAATGATGGCCGCAAATTGGATCTGACCTATGTGGGAACACGTGCATTGTCCATTAAAGTGATTTACAAGTATGAAGGTACGATCAGCAACATTGATACTTCTGGCAAGAAAATCAGTGTGTTGTCTGGTAATCAGACGATTACAGTGCCTTATACTACAGCACCTACGGTTGAAATCTATAACAAATCGGGCGCAAGTCTGGGAGATTTGAAGATTGGTGACAAAGTGACCGTAACGCTTGGAGCAAATCAGGATGTAGTGCAGAAGGTTGCACTGAACACTGTGGCTCAATTCGAAGTGGTTGCCTTGGAAGCAAATAGTCGTATTCGTGTAAAATCCGATCTGTTGACAAGTCAGTTCTACGTGGATCAAGCCGTACTGACAGGAGAGAGTGGTCAGACGATCACGCCTTCACAACTGACAGCAGGCAACCTGATTAATGTAACGTTTGAAGGAGCTACGCCAAAAGCGGTTCAAGTCGTGAAGCGTACGCTGGCTGAAGTTACAGCGGTGGATGCTTCATCTGTAACGCTCAAACAGTTTAACGGCCAGACTGAAACCGTGCCTGTTAGCGGTTCTGTTAAAGTCGTGAAATCTGGCTCTACCTTAGCTTCACTGACGAGTCTTACGGTTGGAGATCGTGTCGAAATGACAAAAGATACGGATAATTCAACACGCTTCAGAGTGCTGACTGTCATGAGTAAACAATTCTGGTCTTATGATGGTGTAGGTAACCAGATTTTGGTTAAACGGGAAACAACAACAGACACGAACTATCGTTTTGCACTCGGATCAAGTGTATTTGTTCACCAGGGTGACAATACTTTAAGCGTGCAATCTCTCAGAGATAATGATAATATTGTATTGTATCTCCTGAACAATGTTATTTTGGAGATTCAAAAACAGTAA
- a CDS encoding GerMN domain-containing protein: MNKKIWIAALLVTVMAVAAGCGSKPTAAPNQTQGAGTETNVTEVEGETITEPATAEPEENTTPTESTEGSSEEVTTPPSGTSTETPATSESNEKKTITVFYTDEEELELHKASAEISYASDDAKYKAAFESLQQSKDAKLVPLWSKEIELKSVQFKDGALTLDIHMPDTARLGAGGESYALDALKQTFFQFDEVKSLDLLVDGQQTESLMGHVDLEHPMTRSE, translated from the coding sequence ATGAACAAGAAAATATGGATTGCAGCCTTGCTGGTAACAGTTATGGCAGTTGCTGCTGGATGTGGAAGCAAGCCAACAGCTGCTCCGAATCAGACGCAAGGCGCAGGAACTGAAACTAATGTGACCGAGGTTGAAGGCGAAACAATTACCGAACCGGCAACCGCTGAACCTGAAGAGAACACAACACCTACAGAATCCACGGAAGGCAGCTCAGAGGAAGTGACCACTCCGCCTAGCGGAACGTCTACTGAAACACCAGCAACTTCGGAAAGTAATGAAAAGAAAACGATCACTGTATTCTATACGGATGAAGAAGAACTGGAGTTGCACAAAGCTTCGGCTGAGATTTCATACGCATCAGATGATGCCAAATATAAAGCTGCCTTTGAATCACTGCAACAGAGCAAAGACGCTAAACTTGTTCCGCTGTGGTCTAAAGAAATTGAATTGAAGTCTGTTCAGTTCAAGGATGGAGCTCTTACGCTGGATATTCATATGCCAGATACGGCACGTCTTGGAGCAGGTGGAGAATCGTATGCGCTGGATGCTCTAAAACAAACGTTCTTCCAGTTTGATGAAGTAAAATCACTTGATTTACTGGTGGATGGTCAGCAAACGGAGAGTCTGATGGGCCATGTGGATCTTGAACATCCAATGACAAGATCCGAATAG
- a CDS encoding dynamin family protein: protein MSRTDYPKEMAKPLLPLREAMEQTGDHTAVQAITDLISKAEMKHLTIAFCGHFSAGKSSLINSLCGKRVLPSSPVPTSANVVSIRNGKPRALIYTTPNVSADNGAGTLEVSPEELEAYCKNGGAYSSIEVWDDIPLLKDDAVLLDTPGVDSTDRGHSLATHSALHLADVVFYVMDYNHVQSETNLSFAKSLSDWGKPLFLIVNQIDKHRERELSFDQYTEGVEAIFAAWEVRYDGLLFTSLRDKQHRYNQWDVLPELIGHMMQEKEALITHSLASSASHVTEQHLTREAEKREDEENSLLDEIGGKEGIERLERELELLDQQAADIRTGPSRVREKFRAELEPLLANANLTPADIRASAAAYLESRKPGFRVGLLFSGGKTEQEKQRRASELVRLLQDQTSGQVEVHIRTMLRQLGESHQLWGAEWEQALNTELPAVDEALLEMKRSASAEVSPEYVIQFSKDVRGEIEARYRKSAMMLADRMLEALAAQGEAALQALDASRAALLAQSAAAARYTALQRSAAAEAAGLRSLLPDAGPLPSGLLPEVKGPHVPAVPEPGEAPGSHAGTSTSVAAQPQTPEAPPAQRTSAAAVPGPSSAAGAERRRRLDAAAARLEAAAALVEPYPAMGSAVRDLRARAASLAGGTFTLALFGAFSAGKSSFANALLGEAVLPVSPHPTTAAINRIMAPAGGAEHGTARVRMKTRDAFQEDLAYSFRLLGLGEPGAEWQKRVRSLSPQDVHPAGRPHYSFLQAAAAGWEETADQLGQDVLVDLDGYRNFVANEKKSCFVDSIDLYYSCDVTEQGIVLVDTPGADSVNARHTGVTFNYMKNADALIFVTYYNHAFSQGDRQFLNQLGRVKDSSAMDQMFFVVNASDLSSSEEELEQVLDHVSTQLRSNGIRAPRLFPVSSILAMEGKMAGDSKLLEQSGFIRFEEEFNQFAGRELADLAVGGASEEMARVIQRLKKRAEDAAQGEEVLQQRRDELETIQGQSRQRIQRLAERSMKEELSQETAELLFHVRQRLAYRLGLFMAEAFHPSVLREDRGNLKMAFAACGRELLRMIAIELEQELLATTLRLEQAGQTWLMKQVTDCIDEVRQLSGGVDVSLPLNERWSTPVLEEVRLEEPSGWKNYLNYFRNPKQFFEGDGRQRLQEALDPVLKQMIIEVLPAAQDKLIQFYDNQLLQSLQHQSRQLEERLDEAVSGIQDTLESGIPAEQWTSLSNQLEQIERS, encoded by the coding sequence ATGTCCAGAACAGATTACCCAAAAGAAATGGCCAAACCTCTGCTTCCGCTGCGTGAAGCGATGGAGCAGACAGGGGACCATACGGCTGTACAGGCTATAACGGATTTAATCAGCAAGGCGGAAATGAAACATCTGACGATTGCGTTCTGTGGTCATTTCTCTGCAGGCAAATCGAGTCTCATCAACAGTTTATGCGGTAAACGGGTCCTGCCTTCAAGTCCCGTGCCAACAAGTGCAAATGTGGTATCCATACGTAATGGTAAGCCAAGAGCGCTTATTTATACTACGCCAAACGTAAGCGCTGACAATGGAGCAGGAACACTTGAAGTTTCTCCAGAGGAATTGGAGGCGTATTGCAAAAATGGTGGAGCTTACAGCTCAATTGAGGTATGGGATGATATTCCTCTGCTGAAAGATGATGCTGTCCTGCTGGATACACCAGGTGTGGATTCAACAGATCGCGGACATAGTCTCGCAACCCATTCAGCGCTTCATCTGGCGGATGTGGTGTTCTATGTCATGGACTATAATCATGTCCAGTCCGAGACAAACCTTTCATTTGCCAAGAGTCTGTCGGATTGGGGCAAACCGTTGTTTTTGATCGTGAACCAGATCGACAAGCATCGGGAGCGTGAGCTCTCTTTTGACCAATATACCGAAGGTGTCGAAGCTATATTTGCGGCCTGGGAAGTCAGATATGACGGACTGTTGTTTACTTCCCTCCGCGACAAGCAGCATCGCTACAACCAGTGGGATGTGCTTCCGGAACTCATTGGACACATGATGCAAGAGAAGGAAGCGTTAATTACGCACAGTTTGGCAAGTTCGGCCAGTCATGTAACGGAGCAACATCTGACGAGAGAAGCGGAGAAACGTGAAGACGAAGAGAATTCCCTGCTGGATGAGATTGGTGGCAAGGAAGGAATTGAACGTTTGGAACGAGAGTTGGAGCTTCTTGATCAACAAGCAGCAGACATTCGTACGGGGCCTTCGCGAGTGCGTGAGAAGTTCCGGGCGGAGCTTGAACCTCTTCTGGCAAATGCAAATCTTACACCTGCGGATATTCGTGCGTCTGCTGCTGCCTATTTGGAGAGCCGCAAACCAGGTTTCAGGGTAGGTTTATTGTTCTCAGGTGGCAAAACCGAGCAGGAGAAACAACGCCGTGCTTCTGAGTTGGTCAGACTGTTACAGGATCAGACTTCCGGACAAGTTGAGGTACATATTCGTACGATGCTTAGACAGCTCGGTGAATCCCATCAGCTATGGGGAGCGGAGTGGGAGCAAGCGCTGAATACGGAGCTGCCTGCTGTAGATGAAGCACTATTGGAGATGAAACGCAGTGCCAGTGCAGAGGTATCTCCAGAGTATGTGATTCAGTTCAGTAAAGATGTGCGGGGCGAGATTGAGGCCCGCTATCGCAAGTCGGCCATGATGCTGGCCGACCGCATGCTGGAAGCGCTGGCAGCGCAAGGCGAAGCCGCGCTCCAGGCGCTGGACGCCAGCCGCGCAGCGCTGCTGGCGCAATCCGCGGCGGCGGCGCGCTACACGGCGCTCCAGCGCAGCGCCGCCGCAGAGGCAGCAGGGCTGCGCAGCCTGCTGCCTGATGCGGGCCCCCTCCCCTCCGGGCTATTGCCGGAGGTGAAGGGCCCGCACGTGCCCGCGGTGCCTGAACCGGGTGAAGCTCCCGGTTCGCATGCGGGCACGTCAACGTCTGTGGCTGCGCAGCCACAGACGCCTGAGGCACCGCCAGCGCAGCGCACATCCGCAGCGGCGGTGCCTGGGCCATCGTCGGCGGCTGGCGCTGAACGCCGCCGGCGCCTGGACGCAGCAGCGGCACGACTCGAAGCCGCTGCTGCGCTGGTGGAGCCGTACCCCGCCATGGGGTCGGCGGTACGGGATCTGCGTGCACGCGCGGCTTCGCTTGCGGGTGGCACGTTCACTTTGGCGCTGTTCGGAGCATTCAGCGCCGGCAAATCCTCCTTCGCCAACGCGTTGCTGGGCGAAGCTGTACTACCGGTCTCGCCGCATCCAACGACAGCGGCGATTAACCGAATCATGGCTCCTGCCGGTGGCGCGGAGCATGGAACAGCCCGGGTCCGCATGAAGACCCGGGACGCCTTCCAGGAAGACCTCGCCTATTCCTTCCGATTGCTCGGACTCGGTGAGCCTGGAGCGGAGTGGCAGAAGCGAGTACGCTCCCTCTCACCACAGGATGTACACCCCGCTGGGCGCCCGCATTACAGCTTTTTGCAGGCCGCAGCAGCCGGCTGGGAAGAAACAGCGGACCAGTTAGGTCAGGATGTGCTGGTGGATCTGGACGGTTATCGTAACTTTGTCGCAAACGAGAAAAAGTCCTGTTTTGTAGACAGTATCGATCTCTACTACAGTTGCGATGTGACTGAACAAGGCATTGTATTGGTAGACACACCAGGAGCAGACTCCGTGAATGCTCGTCATACGGGTGTAACCTTCAATTATATGAAGAATGCGGATGCACTCATTTTTGTAACGTATTACAACCATGCTTTCTCCCAAGGAGATCGCCAGTTCCTGAATCAGTTGGGACGTGTTAAAGATAGTTCTGCCATGGATCAGATGTTCTTTGTTGTGAATGCCAGTGACTTGTCTTCCTCTGAGGAAGAACTGGAGCAGGTTCTCGATCATGTGAGCACCCAACTGCGCAGTAATGGAATTCGGGCACCACGACTCTTCCCGGTATCCAGTATACTGGCGATGGAAGGCAAGATGGCAGGGGATTCGAAGCTACTTGAGCAATCCGGTTTTATCCGTTTTGAGGAAGAGTTCAACCAATTTGCAGGCAGAGAATTAGCCGATCTTGCTGTAGGTGGAGCTTCCGAAGAGATGGCACGTGTCATTCAGCGGTTGAAGAAGCGTGCCGAGGATGCAGCTCAGGGTGAGGAAGTATTGCAGCAGCGGCGGGATGAACTGGAGACGATCCAGGGACAGTCACGCCAGCGCATACAGCGACTTGCAGAGCGATCCATGAAGGAAGAACTGTCACAGGAAACAGCAGAATTACTCTTCCATGTGCGGCAGCGGCTTGCCTATCGCCTTGGTCTATTCATGGCAGAAGCATTCCATCCATCCGTACTTAGGGAGGATCGAGGCAATCTGAAGATGGCTTTTGCAGCCTGTGGACGTGAACTGTTACGCATGATTGCCATTGAACTGGAGCAGGAACTGCTTGCTACCACCCTCAGACTTGAACAGGCAGGTCAGACCTGGCTGATGAAGCAAGTTACGGATTGTATAGACGAGGTGAGACAGTTATCTGGAGGCGTGGATGTGTCACTGCCACTGAACGAACGCTGGAGTACACCTGTGCTTGAAGAAGTTCGTCTGGAAGAACCGTCCGGATGGAAAAACTATTTGAATTATTTCCGCAATCCGAAACAGTTCTTCGAAGGGGATGGACGTCAGCGGTTACAGGAGGCACTTGATCCTGTCCTCAAACAGATGATCATTGAAGTTCTCCCTGCTGCACAAGACAAGCTGATTCAGTTTTATGACAACCAGCTTCTTCAATCTTTGCAACACCAATCTCGTCAGTTGGAAGAACGTCTGGACGAGGCGGTAAGTGGAATTCAAGATACACTGGAGAGCGGAATTCCGGCGGAGCAATGGACCAGCTTGTCTAACCAACTGGAACAGATTGAACGCAGTTAA